One segment of Monomorium pharaonis isolate MP-MQ-018 chromosome 6, ASM1337386v2, whole genome shotgun sequence DNA contains the following:
- the LOC118646024 gene encoding uncharacterized protein LOC118646024 yields the protein MRRYIAVIFIIWVTLSSAEDPDMKAPYEIEKFTHHPGIYFEKLGGLHQVESFWKVVIKIDVTTLSKRLAQVEKYVRKTDNLCKMIAVIGKETCENLHSVIEKGCERTNKLIERINSTYNTRIHKRGLIDGIGSVAKSLFGTMDANDEKLINEQLTVLHDSQELNKHAIKNQIKIMQATIAHIDNSERTIRQNENTLADATDKLRTKLLEDERQSNLHENFIIINAVLSDLTRDAEDVLEYLTFLKEGILHPRLTPISIIIESLKDASSQLPEGLYFPFRIKENEWSTIEKFATVGAYCDQINIYTILRFPLISMPKYEILSVIPLPIPSQNNIFSFVEINNPLIAIDTEQRTYITLAKNDLRKCIEINTEYLCTENHPVYRINPDSICEIKMYLETKDHYKNCNIKNATSNHSLWIALSNSHSWLYSSPRKQVITLHCKDHGKIKETIEKVGKITLKNNCKLVTENTIIRSPKMSHETRVESYLPQYNISLLQKPGLENDTGLKEIKLKNIIPNPTELKNSKDKLEEINNELDKNSSSIFQSPHFIFPMATSGTTIVIIIIAVVIGFIIIKKKKRNNNKRVTLDIDTEYTIPRSILKRSNSTRF from the coding sequence atttataATCTGGGTGACGCTAAGTTCCGCAGAAGACCCGGACATGAAGGCACCgtatgaaatagaaaaatttacgcACCATCCAgggatatattttgaaaagctaGGAGGATTACATCAGGTTGAATCCTTCTGGAAAGTGGTCATCAAGATAGACGTGACGACACTATCAAAACGACTCGCACAGGTAGAAAAATACGTACGCAAAACGGATAATCTATGCAAAATGATAGCAGTCATAGGGAAAGAAACATGCGAAAATTTACACAGCGTTATTGAAAAAGGGTGTGAAagaactaataaattaatagaacgcATAAACTCAACATACAATACAAGAATACACAAAAGAGGATTAATCGACGGGATAGGATCAGTCGCAAAATCATTGTTTGGTACGATGGACGCAaacgatgaaaaattaattaacgaacaACTAACGGTATTACACGACTCACAGGAATTAAACAAACACgcaataaaaaaccaaataaaaataatgcaagccACTATTGCTCACATTGATAACAGTGAAAGAACTATCCGACAAAACGAAAATACTCTCGCGGACGCGACAGACAAActaagaacaaaattattagaagaCGAACGCCAAAGTAACTTacacgaaaattttataataattaacgcgGTACTGTCTGATCTAACACGCGACGCGGAAGACGTACTagaatatttaacgtttttaaaagaaggaaTTCTGCATCCTCGGTTAACACccatatcaataataatagaatcacTTAAAGACGCTAGCTCGCAATTGCCCGAAGGACTCTACTTCCCattcagaataaaagagaatgaATGGTCGACAATAGAGAAATTTGCGACAGTAGGCGCATACTgcgatcaaataaatatatatactattttacgATTCCCTCTAATTTCGATGCCAAAATACGAAATACTAAGTGTAATTCCGCTACCTATCCCAAGTCAGAACAACATTTTCTCGTTCGTAGAAATTAACAATCCCCTGATTGCAATAGACACAGAACAGCGTACTTACATAACCCTCGCAAAGAACGACCTGCGGAAATGCATAGAGATAAATACCGAATACCTATGCACGGAAAATCACCCCGTATATCGAATAAACCCAGACTCTATCTGcgagataaaaatgtatctagaAACGAaagatcattataaaaattgtaacataaaaaatgcgaCGTCGAACCACAGTCTTTGGATAGCGTTAAGTAATTCACACTCGTGGCTATACTCGTCACCACGAAAGCAAGTAATTACTCTACATTGTAAAGACCatggaaaaataaaggaaacaattgaaaaagtaggtaaaattacattaaaaaataactgtaagTTAGTGacagaaaatacaattataagatCACCCAAGATGTCACATGAGACAAGAGTAGAATCATATCTCCCTCAGTATAATATTTCACTACTACAGAAGCCTGGTTTAGAAAACGATACAGGtctcaaagaaataaaattaaaaaatattataccaaatccgacggaattaaaaaattccaaggATAAATTAGAGGAGATAAACAACGAActagataaaaattcaagttcgaTTTTTCAGTCGCcacactttatttttccaatggcGACAAGCGGAAcaacaattgtaataataataatagccgTAGTAAtaggatttattataataaaaaagaaaaaacggaaTAACAATAAGCGGGTGACATTAGATATAGATACAGAATATACGATACCGAGATCTATCCTAAAACGAAGCAACAGCACACGTTTCTAA